The following are encoded together in the Acanthochromis polyacanthus isolate Apoly-LR-REF ecotype Palm Island chromosome 14, KAUST_Apoly_ChrSc, whole genome shotgun sequence genome:
- the LOC110946526 gene encoding LOW QUALITY PROTEIN: lactase/phlorizin hydrolase-like (The sequence of the model RefSeq protein was modified relative to this genomic sequence to represent the inferred CDS: inserted 1 base in 1 codon): MSSSVRNAFLKESFPSDFQWATSTESFKVEGGWVADGKGETIWDRFGHEDQAFQNQTADVACDSYXQIDYDVYLLRGLQVNTYQFSISWARIFPSGHRGRLSEKGALYYDKLINALIESGIQPVVTLYHWDLPQALQDAGGWTNPSIIEAFKDYADFCFSRFGDRVKTWNTFNSPWVVSHAGYGTGEHAPGINDYVVSSYQVTHNMLKSHAEAWHVYNDNYRRTQGGKVGIALNSDWAEPRDSTLPADVAAADRYLQFMLGWFAHPIFVDGDYPAQLKTQIELKGNKCPGSEPARLPVFTPSESQRILGTADFFGLNHYTSRLVSDSDGGCTPGPQGVGDFQESTDPSWSSTASDWIVSNPSGLRMLLNYISKEYLNVVKVPIYITGNGMPTEYSGDTFNDNSRIEYMRGYINEALKAILTDGVNVQRFTVQSLMDGFEGKQGYSERFGLHYVDFESPDRPRTPKQSAYFYSQVIEQNGFALKKADMYHYGTFPQDFGWGVSSSAYQIEGGWNADGKGPSNWDVYTHKPGSTVADANGDVACDSYNRLDEDLYMLRALRVKSYRFSLSWSRIFPDGTRSSLNQKGVDYYNRLINGLLANKITPMVTIYHWDHPQTLQDLGGWENAGMIDSFNDFCDFCFATFGDRVKLWMTINQPHSIAWLGYGLGTLPPKIKNPGITPYIVAHNLIKAHAKAYHTYDDKYRASQGGLVSIALNADWIEPEDANVLRDVESADRALQFQLGWFAHPIFKNGDYPDAMKWKVGNKSELVALSESRLPSFTEEEKNYIKGTADMFCINHYTTKVVKFATGQLSPPSYDQDRDVLETEEPDSPTTAYAGQRAVAWGLRRLLNWIKEEYGDPQIYVTENGMPSPYPVTFDDIERVFYYKTYADEVLKAQNLDGVNVKGYMATSLMDSFDWFNSYNFLFGLHHVDFKNPNRPRTAKFSALYYCQVIKDNGFPVTEDETPLYGDFPNDFAWSTASAAFQVEGGWRADGKGMSIWDKFSHTPGRVANGDNGDVACNSYNKLDEDIEALKKLKVTHYRFSVSWPRVLPDGTTNNINEAGLNYYHRLLDALKAANIQPQLTLYHWDLPLALQRIGGWENDIIVQRFREYADVLFSRLGSKVKIWITLNEPWIVALLGYGYGNFAPGVQGKHYNVAHNLIKAHAEAWHLYNDKYRATQNGIISITLNSDWAQPRNPYKQQDVDAAKRYLEFFLGWFAHPIFKGDYPEIMRTTIRERSLAAGLPQSRFGAKL, translated from the exons ATGTCCTCGTCTGTGCGAAATGCCTTCCTGAAGGAATCCTTCCCTTCTGATTTCCAGTGGGCCACCTCCACGGAGTCCTTCAAGGTTGAAGGAGGCTGGGTAGCAGATGGGAAGGGAGAAACCATTTGGGACCGTTTTGGTCATGAAGATCAAGCCTTTCAAAATCAGACCGCTGACGTCGCATGTGACAGTT AACAAATAGATTACGATGTCTACCTCCTGCGAGGTCTTCAAGTCAACACCTACCAGTTCTCCATCTCCTGGGCCCGTATTTTCCCCTCAGGCCACCGAGGCCGCCTATCAGAAAAAGGGGCTCTCTATTATGACAAGCTGATCAATGCTCTCATTGAATCTGGCATACAACCTGTTGTCACTCTCTATCACTGGGATCTGCCTCAGGCACTCCAAGATGCTGGTGGATGGACCAATCCGTCCATTATTGAAGCTTTCAAGGACTATGCAGACTTCTGTTTCTCCAGGTTTGGAGACAGGGTCAAGACCTGGAACACATTCAATAGTCCCTGGGTGGTGAGCCATGCTGGGTATGGTACTGGTGAGCATGCCCCTGGAATAAATGACTATGTGGTTTCTTCCTATCAG GTCACCCACAATATGCTCAAGTCCCATGCTGAAGCCTGGCATGTCTACAATGACAATTACAGGAGGACACAAGGAGGGAAAGTGGGTATTGCACTCAACTCTGACTGGGCTGAACCCAGAGACTCTACTCTACCTGCAGACGTAGCAGCTGCAGATCGCTACCTGCAGTTCATGCTGGGTTGGTTTGCACACCCTATATTTGTAGATGGAGATTATCCTGCACAACTCAAAACTCAGATTGAACTGAAAGGAAATAAGTGTCCCGGCTCTGAGCCTGCAAGACTTCCAGTTTTTACTCCCTCAGAGAGCCAGAGGATACTTGGAACTGCTGACTTTTTTGGACTGAACCACTACACGTCCCGGTTGGTCAGTGACAGTGATGGTGGCTGCACTCCTGGTCCTCAGGGAGTGGGTGACTTCCAGGAAAGCACAGACCCTTCATGGTCTTCCACAGCTTCTGACTGGATCGTTTCCAATCCTTCGGGACTGAGAATGCTTCTAAACTATATTTCCAAAGAGTACTTGAATGTTGTCAAAGTGCCCATCTACATAACTGGGAATGGGATGCCAACAGAGTACAGTGGGGACACTTTCAATGACAACAGCAGAATCGAGTACATGAGGGGATACATCAATGAGGCCTTGAAAG CAATACTCACTGATGGAGTGAATGTGCAGCGATTCACAGTGCAGTCACTCATGGATGGATTTGAGGGAAAACAAGGCTACAGTGAAAGATTTGGTCTTCATTATGTCGACTTTGAAAGTCCAGACAGGCCGAGAACCCCAAAGCAGTCTGCGTATTTCTATTCACAAGTTATCGAGCAAAACGGTTTTGCTTTGAAGAAAGCTG ACATGTACCACTATGGCACATTCCCACAAGACTTCGGTTGGGGAGTTTCGTCTTCAGCTTACCAGATTGAAGGAGGCTGGAATGCTGATGGAAAGGGGCCCAGTAACTGGGATGTGTACACTCACAAACCTGGCTCTACTGTTGCTGATGCAAATGGAGATGTAGCCTGTGACAGTTACAACAGACTTGATGAAGACCTCTACATGCTTAGAGCTCTGAGAGTGAAGTCATACAGATTCTCTTTGTCCTGGTCCAGGATCTTTCCTGATGGTACTCGTTCCTCTCTGAACCAGAAAGGTGTTGACTATTACAACAGACTCATTAACGGCCTGTTAGCAAATAAAATCACTCCCATGGTGACAATTTATCATTGGGACCACCCTCAAACTTTGCAAGACCTTGGTGGCTGGGAGAATGCAGGCATGATTGACAGTTTCAATGACTTTTGTGACTTCTGCTTTGCCACCTTTGGTGACAGAGTGAAACTGTGGATGACCATCAACCAGCCTCACTCAATTGCATGGCTAGGATATGGTCTTGGAACGCTCCCACCAAAGATTAAGAATCCAGGAATTACACCATACATAGTTGCACACAACTTGATCAAAGCTCATGCCAAGGCTTACCATACATATGATGACAAGTATCGTGCATCCCAAGGAGGTCTAGTATCCATTGCCCTCAATGCAGACTGGATTGAACCAGAAGATGCCAATGTTCTTCGTGATGTGGAATCTGCTGACCGTGCACTGCAATTCCAACTGGGTTGGTTTGCACATCCcattttcaagaatggtgactATCCTGATGCAATGAAGTGGAAAGTTGGAAACAAAAGTGAACTCGTAGCTCTTTCAGAGTCAAGACTACCATCCTTCACTGAAGAGGAAAAGAACTACATCAAGGGAACTGCTGACATGTTCTGTATAAATCATTACACTACAAAGGTAGTAAAATTTGCTACAGGTCAGCTTTCCCCTCCATCGTATGATCAAGACAGGGACGTGTTAGAAACAGAGGAACCTGATTCACCAACTACGGCCTACGCAGGACAACGAGCTGTGGCATGGGGCTTGAGAAGACTCCTCAACTGGATCAAGGAGGAGTATGGAGATCCACAGATTTATGTTACCGAGAATGGCATGCCTTCACCATATCCTGTCACATTTGATGACATAGAGAGAGTATTTTACTACAAAACCTATGCCGATGAGGTTTTAAAGG CTCAAAATCTTGACGGTGTAAACGTGAAAGGATACATGGCAACATCTCTCATGGATTCTTTTGACTGGTTTAATTCATACAACTTTTTGTTTGGATTGCACCATGTTGACTTCAAAAACCCAAACCGGCCGAGGACAGCCAAGTTCTCAGCTCTCTATTATTGTCAGGTCATAAAGGACAATGGTTTCCCAGTAACAGAAGATGAGACACCACTTTATGGAGATTTTCCGAACGATTTTGCCTGGAGCACTGCCAGTGCCGCTTTCCAG gTTGAAGGGGGTTGGAGAGCCGATGGAAAAGGAATGAGTATCTGGGATAAGTTTTCCCACACTCCTGGGAGAGTGGCCAATGGCGATAATGGCGATGTTGCTTGCAATAGTTACAACAAGCTTGATGAAGATATTGAGGCCCTGAAGAAGTTGAAAGTGACCCACTATCGCTTCTCTGTATCCTGGCCCAGAGTGCTTCCTGACGGCACTACTAACAACATTAATGAAGCTGGACTCAACTACTACCACAGATTACTGGATGCTTTGAAAGCTGCAAATATTCAGCCCCAG CTGACACTGTACCACTGGGATCTTCCATTAGCGCTTCAAAGAATTGGAGGCTGGGAGAATGACATCATTGTCCAAAGATTCAGAGAATATGCAGATGTTTTATTCAGCAGACTTGGAAGTAAAGTAAAGATCTGGATCACCCTCAACGAACCCTGGATTGTAGCCCTCCTTGGATATGGATATGGTAACTTTGCTCCAG GCGTTCAGGGTAAGCACTACAACGTAGCTCACAACCTAATCAAAGCCCATGCTGAGGCCTGGCATCTCTACAATGACAAGTATCGAGCAACGCAAAATGGCATCATCTCCATTACTCTCAATTCTGATTGGGCTCAACCAAGGAACCCATATAAGCAGCAGGATGTGGATGCAGCCAAGCGCTACTTGGAG TTCTTCCTTGGCTGGTTTGCCCATCCCATCTTCAAAGGCGATTATCCTGAAATAATGAGAACAACCATTCGTGAAAGAAGCCTTGCTGCAGGCCTCCCTCAATCACG cttcGGAGCCAAGTTGTAA